The region AATTATATAAAAGATATGCAACCCTATGAAGAGCTATAGTGGTCTTTCCACTTCCTGCAACTCCATTTACAACCGAAATTTTATTTCTTCCCTGTCTTATTATATTGTCCTGCTCTGACTGTATTGTCATTATAATATCACGAAGCTTATCGCCTGAGTTCTTGCTGAGAACCATTTGAAGTATTTCATCCTTAACATCTACTTCTGAATCAAAAAAGCCTTGAAGTATACCTTTTTTTATTACATACTGCCTTTTTTTATCTATATTAACCTCTACCTCACCCATAGGTGCCTTATACTTAGCTTTGCCTAAAGAAGAAGTATAAAAAATTGATGCTATGGGAGCTCTCCAATCAACTATAAGAGGTTCATAGCTGTCTACTGGCGTTACACCAAATCTACCAATATATATTGTGTCTTTAGCTTCATCATTTTCATCAAAATCAATTCTTCCAAAGTAAGGTGATCCCAATAAAACATTCATTTCCTTAAGCTTTTTGTATATTATTTTATAAGTTTCTTCTTTTACATAAGTTTCATGATCAAAGTAGTCTATTACCTTATCTTCATCATCCTCGTAATCTTCTACTTTCCTCTCTCTCTCTTTAACTATGTACTCAGAAATTTCTTTTTTCTTATTTACACACTGAATTATTTCCCTATTTATAATATCAAGAACACCTTTTAATTTTAAGGATTCCTTTTCATATTCTTCAACTTTATTTTTTTCTTCTACTATTCTGTTAATTTCTGTGTTTCTGTTTCCTCGCTCATCATTTCTTTCCACGCCGAACTCTCCTTTACAATTTTCATAAATTCATCCCCACTTAATGTTTCTTTTTCAAGAAGAATTTCTGCAATATTATCAAGAAGTTCCCTATTAGTCTGCAAAATATCTTTTGCCTTATTATGTGCTTCTTTTATTATTCTTAATACTTCTTTATCAGCTTCATATTCAACCTCATTGCTGCAATTTTTAACCGGTCTTCCATCTAAGTACCTATTGCCTGCTGATTCAAGTGCCATCATATCGAATTTATCAGTCATTCCATATATTGTGACCATATTTCTAGCTGTTTGTGTAGCCTTTTCTATATCATTAGATGCTCCTGTAGAAATAGTTCCAAAAACAACTTCTTCTGAAGACCTTCCACCGAGCATAACACATATTTGATCTGACATCTCTTCCTTAGTTACTAAATACTTCTCTTCTTCTGGAAGCTGCATAGTATATCCCAAGGCTCCCATTGTTGTAGGTATAATCGTTATTTTATGTACTGGATTTGTATGTCTTAAAAGAGCAGCTACAAGTGCATGACCAACTTCATGATATGCAACAGTTTTCTTATCCTGATCTGATAATATTTTATCTTTTTTCTCCTTGCCTGCAACTATAACTTCAACTGCCTCATCTAAATCTTCCTGTATAACTTTACTTCTGCCCCTCTTTACAGCTAAAAGTGCAGCTTCATTTACTATATTAGCAAGATCTGCTCCAACTGCACCTGAAGTTGCCTTAGCAATATCTTCAAGAGATATATCCTCGGACATTTTTACATCTTTAGAGTGAACTTTAAGAATTGCCTCTCTACCTTTTAGGTCAGGTCTATCAACAATAACTCTTCTATCAAATCTGCCAGGTCTTAAGAGAGCTTTATCAAGTACTTCTGGTCTATTAGTTGCAGCTAAAATTACAACTCCCTTTGACGAATCAAAACCATCCATCTCAGCCAAAAGTTGATTTAAAGTCTGTTCTCTCTCATCATTTGAGCCACCAACTGCGCTTTCCCTACTTTTACCTATTGCATCTATTTCATCTATAAATATTATGCATGGTGCCTTTTCTTGAGCCTGCTCAAATAAGTCTCTTACCCTTGCAGCTCCCATTCCTACAAACATTTCAACAAAATCAGAACCCGACATTGAAAAAAATGGTACTTTAGCTTCTCCTGCTACTGCTTTAGCTAAAAGGGTTTTACCTGTTCCTGGCGGTCCAACTAAAAGTGCTCCTTTAGGCAGTTTAGCACCTATCTCAGTATATTTATTAGGATTATGAAGAAAGTCTACAATCTCAATTAAAGATTCTTTGGCTTCCTCCTGACCCGCAACATCATCAAAGGTTTTCCCGGTTTCATTTTCAGCATAAAGCTTTGCATTATTTTTGCCAAATGACATGACACCGCCGCCAAATTTTTTATCAAGCTTTCCAAATAATATTTTCCCCAAAAATGTCAATAAAATTATTGGCAAAATCCAATTAATAACAAAACTTTTTATAGGATCATCATTCTGTATTTGAGGCTTAATTTCTGCCCCAGAATCTTTAAGCTCATTCTTTAAATCTGAATCGTCTATTCTTCCAGTATAAAGAATCTTTTTCTGATATCCTGCATTATCCTTAGGTACTATCACTATTTTCTGCTGCGACACGTTAACCTGCGAAATCTTTTTTGCCTTAAGTAAATCAAGAAATTTGTTATAACTTATTTCTTCTGTTCTTATAGAGGATGCCGCATAATTAAACAATAAAACGAAAACTATCACACCTAATGTATAATAAATGGCATATTTAAATTTTTTATCTTTAAAATCTTTATTATCAAACATCCCACTTCCTCCTTGCTTGTTATACTATAATAACACAATTTACGTCCAAAAGTTATTAATAATTTTAAAATTATACTATTTTGCAACAATAACCTTTTTATAATTAATTACTTTCCCTACATTGTTTATATAAACATTTTTTTTAGCCGCTAAAAAGCCATGTAATTTAACATTAGCAATTCCATTGTAGAAATCACCAGCCTCAGAAAACTTAGCCTCAATTACAATTTTACCACTTAAATCTACATATCCCCATTTTTTAGTTCCAAATTTTCCTACGTTAAATGCTGCAAGACCATCATGAAAGTCTTTTACCATATTAAATTTAGGCTGTATTACAATTTCACCATTTAAATTTATAAATCCCCATTTACCATTTATATTAACTCGTGCAACTCCATCATAGAAACTTCCTATATAATCATACTTTGGTTCTATAATAATTTTTCGCTTTGAACTATCCATATATCCATATTTACCCTTATCACTTATATATCTCATAAGATTAAGTTCCATATTAGTATCAAAATTCATATCGTTTGAATTGTCGTTTTCTGTTACCCTAGAAATAACTACCTCGCTATTTTGTGACTTATAATCTAAACTTATAGTTTTGTTAAAAGTAATAGCCTTTATTTTATCAATAGAAACCTTATCATCATCAACTAAAAAACTTATATATGTGTCATAAATTCCTCCTCCTCTATACAATTCCTTAGCATCATTTCTCGGCACATTAATTGAAAATGAACATAACTGTGCTGTAAATCGTACAGCCCACTTTTTCCATATAACATCTGCCAGAAATATTTCTTTTTCAAAATCGTATTTACTAGGATTCAATCTTATTTTTCCTGCACTAATTAGTGAAATGTTTTTAATATTTTCATTAAATTTATCTTCATCATGAAAATCAAATTTATTAACACAAATTGAATAAATGGGCATAAAATTGTCATCTGCCATTATAAATAAACTCCCCATATCAATGCTTATAATTTTATCCATTAGCATAAGTTTACCATATAAAACATATTCCCTATCTTTTTCACATATCTCTTTTACATGTAAATTATCAATGATTGAAAATAATCCGTATACTTTAGGCACATTTATTTCCTTTATTATATTCCAATCATTGTTTAATATAATTGAAGATGTTTTTATATCGTAATTATCCTTGCTAAATTTAATTTTACCAAGAGGAATAGGTTTTATATTAGTTATCCTGTTTTTGAACTCATCACAACTTTCAAATGCTTGTCTATATAAATTTACACAATATATTTTATAATTCTCTCCATTAATGCCTATATTTAAACTTTCATTATCAATATATACTTTCTCACCTATAGAAACAAATTTACAGTACACATCATATTTGTCATTAAAATCAATGTTACCATTTAAAGTACTGCTACTTATCATACAAAAAAAATATTGACTTTTCATTTTTTCTACTGAATCAATGCCATACCACTCAATTTTAACATAGCAAAAACCGTATTCACTGTCATAACTTTCCTCCTCAAGCGCAGCTTTTCCTATATTCACAGACTTTATACTCTTTATGCGTTTTTCATAATCATCATATTTTTCAAAAGCATCTCTTTTGAGCGATTCCTGAAGTTTACTAAGCTCGATTTTACTATCCATCATTCTCTCATCCCCCATTTTAAATAAATACTACAGTGAATATCTTATTCGTCTTTATATACTATTATTAAAATTCCTTTTTTATACATTTGTGAATTAACATCGATGAAGTAACATTAAAAAAATTCTATAAAGCTAAGGTAAAAAAATCATAAAATCCTAAGAGTTTTAATAACTCGCAAAGCTTGCGAAATTTAAATAATTGATTTAATTTAATATCTATATTATTTGATCTTTAAATAAGTTAATATATTATTTTTCGCAGAGAATCGGAGAAAAATTTACCTTACTTTTATTCTAAGCGGAGTAATAGTATTTTGGAAACGATTTAAATAAAATTCAATAAGACTTGCTTCAAATTATAAAAAGACTTAGAAATTTTAATTTGTCTGAGTTTTTTTTCAGCGAGTTATTAAAATTCCTTAGTCTTTTTATAATTTGAGGCTTAGTCTTATGATTTTTATTTAATGTTTCAAAATACTATTATTTCGCAATTTTTTTATATTTAATGCATATAAAAATTTTTATGGGGCATTATAAATATTGTCGAAGGATTTAAAGTTGTTGAGCGAAGAGTAATGAGGGTCTTATTAACACACGGGCTCAAAATTATTCGACCAAAGATGTATATAGGATCACAATCGTCTTTAACTCTGACCGCGCGGTTCTATGTATGTCGGAGGAAGGCTGTTATAAGTTTGTATACAGCTTTTTATAGGATAAACTATGAAAGGTTATATATGTATTTACAATAGTCGAGCGAAGATTTATTGGTTTGTTTATTTAGGTCATGTTAATTGAGATATTGGCATGGTTCTTATAAATATATTAATAAATCGAATGAAAACTTATGTATGTAACAAAATGCTCATGTAACAAAATAGAAGGTTTACTTGGGTACGCAGCTATGTATGTAGGTCATAATTAAGATGGCTTTAGGTTCTTTTAGACATGAAAGCTGTCCTGAAATTGTAACCAATACTTACATTTAAAGGACAGCTTTCTAAATTATTTTTCAAAAATACTCATAGCAATAGCTACAATAATTATCGCAACTGTTGCTATATAAAATAGCATTCCTATCTTAGTTCCAGCATTTACAGTCCATCCTATTCCAAATCTCTTTTCAATAAAAATAGAAGGATCATTTTTATTATAATATATTGTATTTCCAAGCTTCCAATATTTGTCATCATCTCTTACATTGGTCTCAAAATTTTTATCACTTGGCTTCTCCTTAAGCCTGCTTCCTCCTTGACCAACCTTTATAGCTATAATTATAGAAACTATTCCTATTCCAAATGAAATTGCAAGAACAAAAATAGTTATAAATACAGTATTTACTTTAACTATCTGCATAACTTGAAAATCTTCAATCATAAATATAATTTGCATTACAAATGTAACTAATACCGTGTACATTATCCATATGTTTCTACATTTTATATTTTTATTTTTAGATTCTTCTGGATTTTTAGCATCTATTTCACGTTTGCTCCAAACTATCATTTTATACGAAATAAACATAATTACAGTTAAAACAACTTGTTGTATTGGAACAGAAAAAATTGACATATAAGACTTATATGTGTATCCATTAGGTTTTCCATTCATAGCCCAGTGTGTTGGGTAAACCTTGGGAAGGCTTGGATACTGTTTAATATTGATAATTATACATACAATAATGAAAATAATCGATATAGCAAACCATTTAGAACCTGAAATTATTTTTTCACCATTCAATTTACTAAACGAAGTATCAATTACAACAATCTGCTTTTTTGTCTTAAGCCATCCTTTTTCTCGTTTAAGTTCTGCCATCTTTCTATTATAAAAATAGTAAATAATAAAATCTATAAAAATAAACACAAATATACTTGCTGTATAAACAAATGTATACATGAATTTATATACTAAATATGAAAGTATGATAGCAGTGGGTACTCCAATAATAAAATTGGCTCTTACATAACTTTTGCCAATAGCTTTAACCTCAGAGCTTTTCCTTTCATCTTGTGGAATTCTAATACCTAAATATATATCTTTTCTAGATACGTATAATGACACTACCTGACATGCAATAAGAATTATCATAAATATGAAAGAAAATAAGCTTAACATCAACTCATCCTGCATAAAAATCACCTCAACTTATACATTGTACTTATCGTAAATTTTACTACACAAATACAAAAATTTTTCTCTATCAATACCCCTACATTTGCAATCAGCAATAATATATTCAAGCGTATCTTGCAATTTTTCTCTAAATTCTTCAGTATCTTGAGGCATATTTTCATTTATTACAGCCCCAATTCTTCTATCTATATTAAGGTATCCTTCTTGTTTTAATATATTATATACTTTATTAACCGTATGAAGATTTATTCCTATATCCTCTGCCATTTGTCTAACTGAAGGAAGACTCTCTCCCTTACTTATTTCACCACTGGCTAAACCTTTAACTAATTGGTTTTTTAATTGCTCATATATCGGCGTATCTGAATCAAAATCTATTTTTATTAACAAAAAATCACCTTCTTCATAGATTGATTTATTATACTTATAATATAACAAATGGAATTTTTTAAATCAACATTTTTTTTAAATTGTCAATATTTACTTCAACATTAATTAATCTCTTATGCTGCTACATTATTTTAATACATATTTTTTTATTATACAATATACATACAAAAAGCACTTAAATTTTGAACATTCTTATATTTATCCTAAAAAGCTAGACAATTTTCATAATATTTTAACTTTTTTAAATATTATTCTAATATGTGAACCAATTAAAACGATATAATTAATACAATAATAAAACACAGAGGTGAGAGTGTATGAAACTTACAAAAAAAAT is a window of Clostridium pasteurianum DNA encoding:
- the ftsH gene encoding ATP-dependent zinc metalloprotease FtsH produces the protein MFDNKDFKDKKFKYAIYYTLGVIVFVLLFNYAASSIRTEEISYNKFLDLLKAKKISQVNVSQQKIVIVPKDNAGYQKKILYTGRIDDSDLKNELKDSGAEIKPQIQNDDPIKSFVINWILPIILLTFLGKILFGKLDKKFGGGVMSFGKNNAKLYAENETGKTFDDVAGQEEAKESLIEIVDFLHNPNKYTEIGAKLPKGALLVGPPGTGKTLLAKAVAGEAKVPFFSMSGSDFVEMFVGMGAARVRDLFEQAQEKAPCIIFIDEIDAIGKSRESAVGGSNDEREQTLNQLLAEMDGFDSSKGVVILAATNRPEVLDKALLRPGRFDRRVIVDRPDLKGREAILKVHSKDVKMSEDISLEDIAKATSGAVGADLANIVNEAALLAVKRGRSKVIQEDLDEAVEVIVAGKEKKDKILSDQDKKTVAYHEVGHALVAALLRHTNPVHKITIIPTTMGALGYTMQLPEEEKYLVTKEEMSDQICVMLGGRSSEEVVFGTISTGASNDIEKATQTARNMVTIYGMTDKFDMMALESAGNRYLDGRPVKNCSNEVEYEADKEVLRIIKEAHNKAKDILQTNRELLDNIAEILLEKETLSGDEFMKIVKESSAWKEMMSEETETQKLTE
- a CDS encoding WG repeat-containing protein produces the protein MMDSKIELSKLQESLKRDAFEKYDDYEKRIKSIKSVNIGKAALEEESYDSEYGFCYVKIEWYGIDSVEKMKSQYFFCMISSSTLNGNIDFNDKYDVYCKFVSIGEKVYIDNESLNIGINGENYKIYCVNLYRQAFESCDEFKNRITNIKPIPLGKIKFSKDNYDIKTSSIILNNDWNIIKEINVPKVYGLFSIIDNLHVKEICEKDREYVLYGKLMLMDKIISIDMGSLFIMADDNFMPIYSICVNKFDFHDEDKFNENIKNISLISAGKIRLNPSKYDFEKEIFLADVIWKKWAVRFTAQLCSFSINVPRNDAKELYRGGGIYDTYISFLVDDDKVSIDKIKAITFNKTISLDYKSQNSEVVISRVTENDNSNDMNFDTNMELNLMRYISDKGKYGYMDSSKRKIIIEPKYDYIGSFYDGVARVNINGKWGFINLNGEIVIQPKFNMVKDFHDGLAAFNVGKFGTKKWGYVDLSGKIVIEAKFSEAGDFYNGIANVKLHGFLAAKKNVYINNVGKVINYKKVIVAK
- a CDS encoding DUF1648 domain-containing protein — encoded protein: MQDELMLSLFSFIFMIILIACQVVSLYVSRKDIYLGIRIPQDERKSSEVKAIGKSYVRANFIIGVPTAIILSYLVYKFMYTFVYTASIFVFIFIDFIIYYFYNRKMAELKREKGWLKTKKQIVVIDTSFSKLNGEKIISGSKWFAISIIFIIVCIIINIKQYPSLPKVYPTHWAMNGKPNGYTYKSYMSIFSVPIQQVVLTVIMFISYKMIVWSKREIDAKNPEESKNKNIKCRNIWIMYTVLVTFVMQIIFMIEDFQVMQIVKVNTVFITIFVLAISFGIGIVSIIIAIKVGQGGSRLKEKPSDKNFETNVRDDDKYWKLGNTIYYNKNDPSIFIEKRFGIGWTVNAGTKIGMLFYIATVAIIIVAIAMSIFEK
- a CDS encoding GntR family transcriptional regulator — its product is MLIKIDFDSDTPIYEQLKNQLVKGLASGEISKGESLPSVRQMAEDIGINLHTVNKVYNILKQEGYLNIDRRIGAVINENMPQDTEEFREKLQDTLEYIIADCKCRGIDREKFLYLCSKIYDKYNV